From a single Candidatus Izimaplasma bacterium HR1 genomic region:
- the typA gene encoding GTP-binding protein TypA/BipA: MRTQSIINVAVIAHVDAGKSTLVDALLQQSGVFSDNEVPVEQVMDSNDLERERGITIYSKNCAIEHKGTKINIVDTPGHADFSSEVERIIKTVDTVILLVDSSEGPMPQTRVVLEKALQRGLRPILFINKIDKKDQRAEEVVDLSFDLFVDLGASDEQLDFPIVYGVAREGIAMLDMEDKSTNLDPLFDLLLDHVDSYVDNSEEPLKLQVSSLSYDDYLGRLGIGRVTRGTIVKGQTYRVSKRDGTVVRIKIAALFVNEGLNKIDKDKAYAGDIVTFSGVSHISIGETVCDIDNIEPMEMIEIEKPTLSMNFLVNNSPFVGRSGKLVTTRQIRSRLNKELETNIGLEVEELDGIEGYKVNGRGELHLSILLENMRREGFELSVSKPEVLFHMVDDKKYEPYEKVIISAPDQFIGSVISQLNLKKGMLQAMDTENAYTRVEYLVPTRGIIGYRSEFINTTRGTGTMEKSFDSYQPYAGDIDNHRNGVFIAKEKGKTMAYSLFHLSERARMIVEPATEVYPGMIIGLNSRSFDLVVNPCKNKNLTNVRSSGTDEALKLLEPLRFTLEEALEFINQDEYVEITPDAIRLRKKILDENERRRYNKQMNYLQGA; encoded by the coding sequence ATGAGAACACAAAGTATAATAAATGTCGCAGTAATTGCCCACGTAGACGCTGGAAAATCTACTTTAGTAGATGCTTTACTACAACAATCAGGAGTATTTTCTGATAATGAAGTACCAGTCGAACAAGTAATGGATTCTAATGATCTTGAAAGAGAAAGAGGAATCACAATTTACTCAAAGAACTGTGCTATTGAACATAAAGGAACTAAGATTAATATTGTCGATACACCAGGACATGCTGACTTTAGTAGTGAAGTAGAACGTATTATCAAAACAGTTGATACTGTAATCCTTCTAGTTGACTCTAGTGAAGGGCCAATGCCCCAAACTCGTGTTGTTTTAGAAAAAGCCTTACAGCGAGGATTAAGACCGATTCTATTTATTAATAAAATCGATAAGAAAGATCAAAGAGCTGAAGAGGTTGTTGATTTAAGCTTTGATTTATTCGTTGATTTAGGTGCATCAGATGAACAGTTAGATTTCCCAATTGTTTATGGTGTTGCTAGAGAAGGTATTGCGATGCTAGATATGGAAGATAAAAGTACTAACTTAGATCCTCTATTTGATTTGCTATTAGATCATGTCGATAGTTATGTGGATAACTCAGAAGAACCATTAAAACTTCAAGTATCATCATTATCATATGATGATTACTTAGGAAGATTAGGTATCGGACGTGTTACTAGAGGAACTATTGTTAAAGGACAAACATACCGTGTAAGTAAACGTGATGGGACAGTTGTTCGTATTAAAATAGCTGCATTATTTGTTAATGAAGGTTTAAATAAAATAGATAAAGATAAAGCATATGCTGGAGATATAGTAACGTTTAGTGGTGTATCTCATATCTCAATTGGAGAAACAGTTTGTGATATTGATAATATAGAACCAATGGAAATGATTGAAATTGAGAAACCAACGCTTTCAATGAACTTCCTTGTAAACAATTCGCCATTCGTTGGACGTAGTGGTAAATTAGTAACAACTAGACAAATAAGATCAAGACTTAATAAAGAATTAGAAACTAACATCGGACTTGAAGTTGAAGAGTTAGATGGTATTGAAGGATATAAAGTAAACGGTAGAGGTGAACTTCACTTATCAATTCTCTTAGAGAATATGAGAAGAGAAGGGTTTGAACTATCTGTTTCTAAACCTGAAGTACTATTTCATATGGTAGATGATAAGAAATATGAACCATATGAAAAAGTAATTATTAGTGCTCCAGATCAATTTATTGGTAGTGTTATTTCTCAGTTAAACCTGAAAAAAGGAATGCTTCAAGCAATGGATACAGAGAATGCTTATACTAGAGTTGAGTATTTAGTACCAACTAGAGGTATCATTGGATATAGATCTGAGTTTATCAATACAACTCGTGGAACGGGAACTATGGAAAAATCATTTGATTCATACCAACCTTACGCTGGGGACATTGATAACCACCGTAATGGAGTGTTTATTGCTAAAGAAAAAGGTAAAACAATGGCTTATAGTTTATTCCACTTAAGTGAAAGAGCTAGAATGATTGTTGAACCAGCTACTGAAGTATATCCAGGGATGATTATTGGATTAAACTCAAGAAGCTTTGATTTAGTTGTAAATCCTTGTAAGAATAAGAACTTAACTAATGTCCGTTCTAGTGGTACTGATGAAGCATTAAAACTTTTAGAACCACTTAGATTTACTTTAGAAGAAGCATTAGAATTTATCAATCAAGATGAATATGTAGAAATTACACCAGATGCAATAAGATTACGTAAAAAAATACTAGATGAAAACGAACGTAGAAGATACAACAAACAAATGAACTATCTTCAAGGTGCATAA
- the nirQ gene encoding Denitrification regulatory protein NirQ, which translates to MVTEKSLKTFSKKSELIFEQLKRDFIGQEEVVENTVIAMIAGGNILLEGVPGIGKTRLVRSLGRVFDLPFSRIQFTPDLMPADITGTNIIMKDEKGNSKFQFQPGPIFSNIILADEINRATPKTQSALLEAMQEHTVTVMGDTMKLNEPFFVLATQNPIEQDGTYPLPEAQMDRFMFKLIITYPNLKELNEIVSMTQITMDEVSEAVCNDKELLTMRRTAKEIPVARDVLTYTMKLVMATHPNSECPANVSKKYVRYGASPRAAQALITAAKVRALINGRYNVSYQDLNILACPVLRHRIKLNFEAITEHVTTDDIIKEIIKELGHDIDLSMDKSMKVVKKTEENTEQQISNDTEEKTQEEPLKKSKRFRKK; encoded by the coding sequence ATGGTTACAGAAAAAAGCCTAAAAACATTTAGCAAGAAAAGTGAGTTGATTTTTGAGCAATTAAAACGTGATTTTATTGGGCAAGAAGAAGTTGTCGAAAATACTGTTATTGCGATGATTGCAGGTGGAAACATTTTATTAGAAGGTGTACCAGGTATTGGTAAAACAAGATTGGTTCGTTCATTAGGAAGAGTTTTTGATCTTCCTTTTTCTCGTATTCAGTTTACACCTGATTTAATGCCGGCAGACATAACAGGTACAAATATTATCATGAAAGATGAGAAAGGGAATTCAAAATTCCAATTTCAACCTGGTCCCATCTTTAGTAATATCATCTTAGCTGATGAAATTAATCGAGCAACACCAAAGACACAAAGTGCACTCCTAGAAGCAATGCAAGAGCATACTGTGACAGTTATGGGTGACACTATGAAACTAAATGAACCATTTTTTGTTCTCGCAACGCAAAACCCAATTGAACAAGATGGAACGTATCCATTGCCAGAAGCACAAATGGATCGCTTTATGTTTAAATTAATCATCACCTATCCAAATTTAAAAGAACTGAATGAGATTGTCTCAATGACTCAGATAACCATGGACGAAGTTTCAGAAGCAGTGTGTAACGACAAAGAACTATTGACAATGCGTAGAACTGCAAAAGAAATTCCAGTAGCTAGAGATGTATTAACATACACAATGAAATTAGTAATGGCAACTCATCCCAATAGTGAATGTCCTGCGAATGTCTCAAAAAAATATGTACGTTACGGAGCAAGTCCTCGTGCTGCTCAAGCACTAATCACCGCAGCAAAAGTACGTGCACTAATTAATGGTCGATATAATGTGTCTTACCAGGACTTAAATATACTTGCTTGTCCTGTACTAAGACATCGTATCAAATTAAATTTTGAAGCAATCACAGAACATGTTACTACTGACGACATAATAAAAGAAATCATTAAAGAATTAGGTCATGATATAGATTTATCAATGGATAAATCTATGAAAGTAGTCAAGAAGACTGAGGAGAATACAGAACAACAAATATCTAACGATACAGAAGAAAAAACTCAGGAAGAACCTTTGAAAAAATCAAAGCGTTTCAGAAAAAAGTAA
- a CDS encoding von Willebrand factor type A domain protein, whose translation MSIINSIKIQFDHPWFFLFLLPLIVLTLFPYFRLKRQHRRVRSRITSLVLRVSALVIAVFLLVGTNIETRSITKRDDIIILVDSSDSTSSSMERINEQVKLIIDESKGEYDIGIITFANGNIYNVKSDNNVNTLYNQYINENSRPDASGTDIAAALTYATSYISNPNKGRIILLTDGIETDESALITVREIAKSGVRIDTIYFTPTSNYNEVQVNSVMIPERVMVGETIELYVDAQSTVTGSGILSVYDNLTLIYQEPIVMNGYEETFAIDYAFNTGGLHELHFEIESEFDTVIENNSYYSYVNIESSSNILIVDGTGEEAGFLSNLLNSDNDVTVVGVTNLPVSITALQSYDEVILMNVQNSQLPPTFVQMLDVYVNQLGGGLLTIGGNQAYDEEDMADSALEEMLPIISSTSARPIAVMFVIDSSGSMKDIISDANKSRFEIAKDGAAASVNALSDRDYFGLVSFNIVANVAIPLTPASRREEIIKDIDDLEAGGGTEYKDGIELAASALKTMSDVYVKHIIFITDGEPTDEREGYLDAVKGLSDFDITLSGIAIYRSNFNQSEIVEELADIGDGQYYFIPDATRLPLIMVEESKTIGIQHIYEGIFTPSIMNYTSVVTGIDELPALVGYCGTLLKEEATMVLSSNIKLPIYAEWDYGSGKVGSFTSDLNGEWSASYFYDVEGKTLIINIVSGLLPDKLIDNEEVQVEFFDNNYSSTVRITSLMEDNNQLTAEVINPDGTTIEIELSNISGGVFAGDFETTASGIYTIAIKNDSKIVAYEFTSFSYSKEYNVFSDYNAGFQLVEEISVLGNGKMLFKAEGIFTEEALEIVNSYNPKFVFLTLIISCFILDIFARKFKFKWPHEIIRHLSSKAK comes from the coding sequence ATGAGCATAATTAACTCAATAAAAATTCAATTTGATCATCCATGGTTCTTTCTCTTCTTACTTCCATTGATCGTATTAACGTTATTTCCATACTTTAGATTAAAACGACAACATCGAAGAGTAAGAAGTAGAATCACGTCTCTTGTTTTACGTGTCTCTGCCTTAGTAATTGCAGTGTTTTTATTAGTAGGGACGAATATTGAAACAAGATCAATCACAAAACGAGATGATATTATTATTCTTGTTGATAGTTCTGACAGTACTAGTTCCTCAATGGAACGAATAAATGAACAAGTAAAATTGATTATAGATGAAAGCAAAGGAGAATACGATATTGGTATTATCACATTTGCAAATGGAAACATCTATAATGTTAAATCTGATAATAATGTGAATACATTATATAATCAATATATTAACGAAAACAGTAGACCTGATGCGAGTGGTACAGATATTGCAGCAGCCTTAACATACGCAACATCATACATCTCAAATCCTAATAAAGGAAGAATTATTTTATTAACAGACGGAATTGAAACAGATGAATCCGCGCTTATTACAGTACGAGAAATTGCAAAATCAGGAGTACGAATTGATACGATTTACTTTACACCTACTAGCAACTACAATGAGGTCCAAGTAAATTCTGTGATGATTCCTGAACGAGTGATGGTTGGAGAAACAATTGAACTGTACGTTGATGCTCAAAGTACAGTAACAGGTTCTGGAATATTATCTGTTTATGACAATTTAACTTTAATTTATCAGGAACCGATTGTAATGAATGGATATGAAGAAACATTTGCAATAGATTATGCATTTAATACAGGTGGATTGCATGAACTGCACTTTGAAATTGAAAGTGAGTTTGATACAGTCATTGAAAATAATAGTTATTACTCATATGTAAATATTGAGTCCTCATCAAATATATTGATTGTAGATGGTACTGGTGAAGAGGCAGGATTCTTATCTAATTTACTAAATAGTGATAATGATGTTACAGTCGTAGGAGTTACCAACTTGCCCGTTTCAATAACCGCATTACAGTCATATGATGAAGTCATCCTTATGAATGTACAAAACAGCCAACTACCACCCACTTTTGTCCAAATGCTTGATGTGTATGTAAACCAGTTGGGTGGCGGATTACTAACCATTGGTGGTAATCAAGCTTATGATGAAGAAGACATGGCAGATTCTGCTCTTGAAGAGATGTTACCAATAATTTCTTCTACATCTGCAAGACCGATAGCAGTAATGTTTGTTATTGATTCATCAGGAAGTATGAAAGACATCATTTCTGATGCAAATAAATCCCGTTTCGAAATAGCTAAAGATGGTGCAGCTGCAAGTGTTAACGCCCTGTCAGACAGAGATTATTTTGGACTTGTATCTTTTAATATTGTTGCGAATGTTGCGATACCATTAACTCCAGCATCACGTAGAGAAGAAATCATAAAAGATATTGATGATCTGGAAGCTGGTGGAGGAACTGAGTATAAAGATGGAATAGAATTAGCAGCTTCAGCGCTAAAAACAATGAGCGATGTATATGTCAAACATATCATCTTTATTACCGATGGTGAACCAACAGATGAAAGAGAAGGGTATCTTGATGCTGTTAAAGGGTTGAGTGATTTCGATATTACATTATCTGGAATCGCGATATATCGAAGTAATTTCAATCAGTCTGAAATCGTTGAAGAACTAGCTGATATAGGTGATGGACAATACTACTTTATCCCAGATGCAACTAGATTGCCATTAATCATGGTAGAAGAAAGTAAAACGATTGGAATACAGCACATATATGAAGGGATATTCACACCAAGTATTATGAATTACACTTCAGTTGTTACCGGAATTGATGAATTACCAGCGCTTGTTGGATATTGCGGAACATTATTGAAAGAAGAGGCGACAATGGTACTGTCGTCCAATATAAAACTACCTATCTATGCAGAATGGGATTATGGTAGTGGTAAGGTAGGAAGTTTCACCAGTGATTTAAATGGTGAATGGTCTGCAAGCTACTTTTACGATGTTGAAGGAAAGACCTTGATAATAAATATCGTTAGTGGTTTGTTACCTGACAAATTAATTGATAATGAAGAAGTACAAGTAGAGTTCTTTGATAACAACTATTCCTCTACTGTAAGAATTACGAGCCTAATGGAAGATAATAACCAACTTACTGCAGAGGTAATAAATCCTGATGGAACAACCATTGAGATTGAACTGAGCAATATATCAGGTGGCGTTTTTGCTGGTGATTTTGAAACTACAGCTTCAGGTATCTATACTATTGCAATAAAAAATGATAGTAAAATTGTAGCCTATGAGTTTACATCTTTCTCTTATTCAAAAGAATATAATGTATTTTCTGATTATAATGCAGGATTCCAATTGGTTGAAGAAATATCTGTACTAGGAAACGGGAAAATGTTATTTAAAGCAGAGGGGATTTTCACAGAAGAAGCCCTAGAGATTGTAAACTCATATAATCCAAAGTTCGTCTTCTTAACTCTTATAATCTCCTGTTTCATCCTTGATATATTTGCTCGTAAATTTAAATTCAAGTGGCCTCATGAAATCATTCGTCATTTGTCTTCAAAAGCAAAGTAA
- a CDS encoding hypothetical protein (Aerotolerance regulator N-terminal) translates to MRLSTPLGLLGLIGIILLILIYILKPKYQDKSISSTFVWKLSLKYKKQKIPFQWLKSSLLVILQFLILGILIFSLTTPLIELDSHSGEKIIILDASANMLADSDGITRFERAIKEIGVLADTTTPDDRFTVILAGKEASFIARRLDSAQYIKELLSELSGTYENADIDVALKLTEGVLAENPNAEIILFTGNKYSETGVIQVRDMSNDEWNVSILDFSSKLSDGYYDFQAEIASYNRDIDCKVSLYIDGEYRDVKVVEASDNETIIVDFKELNILEYSRAEVIVDYDDNFSYDNRFPIFGWENEIFTVQLVSESPRFIQSALLTLGNFNINVPIGLGDDSDFPILYEGYDLYIFDGIQPEHMPVDGTVWIINPIVMPEDTELLLGDTLSGGFTLSAPNHMSKEEQEILKSISPSNITVSSYTYLTNYDSYDAILMNDQDPVVLVKDIDGQKLVLFAFDLHNSNLPIIPEFILLMYNLSQYSVQNMINQNLFYPGDTIEVYKKTAALYTTISSKDGDIQYDDFPLRLIAQKPGEYSITQTLASGEEATKDYFIRVDRSQSDFDYDYGVLSDPNTPTEAQNVNRDTIDIIAYLTGVLMLLMIIEWGLHYNEHN, encoded by the coding sequence ATGAGACTATCGACTCCTTTAGGCCTTTTAGGGTTAATTGGAATTATACTTTTAATCTTAATATATATCCTGAAACCAAAATATCAGGATAAATCTATTTCGAGTACATTTGTATGGAAACTTAGTTTGAAATATAAAAAACAAAAAATACCATTTCAATGGTTAAAAAGTTCGCTACTGGTTATCCTCCAATTTCTAATTTTAGGAATCCTTATTTTTTCATTAACGACTCCTTTAATAGAACTTGATTCTCATAGTGGTGAAAAAATAATAATATTAGATGCTTCAGCAAACATGCTTGCTGACAGTGATGGAATAACAAGATTCGAAAGAGCTATCAAAGAAATTGGTGTGTTAGCTGATACGACAACTCCTGACGATCGATTTACCGTTATTTTAGCAGGTAAAGAGGCCTCTTTTATTGCCAGACGATTAGATTCAGCACAGTACATTAAAGAACTATTATCTGAGTTATCAGGTACATATGAAAATGCGGATATAGATGTTGCATTAAAGCTAACAGAAGGAGTTCTAGCTGAAAATCCAAATGCAGAAATCATTCTTTTCACAGGAAATAAATATTCTGAAACTGGAGTGATTCAAGTCCGTGATATGTCTAATGATGAGTGGAATGTATCAATTCTTGATTTTTCATCAAAATTAAGCGATGGTTACTATGATTTCCAAGCAGAAATCGCAAGTTATAACCGAGACATTGACTGTAAAGTTTCTCTTTATATTGATGGGGAGTACCGAGATGTCAAAGTAGTAGAAGCTTCAGACAATGAAACAATAATTGTTGATTTTAAGGAACTTAACATTTTAGAGTATTCTAGAGCTGAGGTTATCGTAGATTACGACGATAATTTTTCATATGATAATCGTTTTCCAATCTTTGGATGGGAAAACGAAATATTTACTGTCCAATTAGTAAGTGAAAGTCCACGTTTTATTCAATCTGCACTGTTAACATTGGGTAACTTTAATATTAATGTTCCGATTGGATTAGGTGACGATTCTGACTTCCCAATTTTGTATGAAGGGTATGATTTATATATATTTGATGGAATACAACCAGAACATATGCCTGTAGATGGTACTGTCTGGATAATCAATCCAATTGTTATGCCAGAAGATACTGAGCTTTTGTTAGGTGATACTCTATCTGGTGGTTTTACATTGTCAGCTCCGAATCACATGAGTAAAGAAGAGCAAGAAATTTTAAAAAGCATTTCTCCATCAAATATTACAGTTTCATCCTATACCTATCTTACGAACTATGACTCTTATGATGCAATCTTAATGAATGATCAAGATCCCGTTGTTCTAGTGAAAGATATTGATGGGCAAAAACTTGTATTATTTGCATTTGATCTTCACAACTCAAATCTGCCAATTATACCTGAGTTTATACTGCTTATGTATAATTTGTCTCAGTATTCAGTGCAAAACATGATTAATCAAAATCTCTTTTATCCTGGAGATACTATAGAAGTTTATAAAAAAACAGCTGCTTTATATACAACAATCAGTTCAAAAGATGGAGACATTCAGTATGATGATTTTCCACTCCGTTTGATCGCACAAAAACCAGGTGAGTATAGTATTACACAAACATTAGCATCCGGAGAAGAAGCAACAAAGGACTACTTCATTCGTGTCGACAGATCACAATCAGATTTTGACTATGATTATGGTGTGTTATCTGACCCGAATACTCCCACTGAAGCTCAAAATGTGAATCGCGATACAATTGATATTATTGCTTATCTAACTGGTGTTTTAATGCTTCTAATGATTATTGAATGGGGGTTGCATTATAATGAGCATAATTAA